Proteins encoded in a region of the Vibrio ponticus genome:
- the lolC gene encoding lipoprotein-releasing ABC transporter permease subunit LolC — MFHPVSTFIGLRYLRGRSGDRFSRFVSYMSTAGITIGVMSLITVLSVMNGFEAQLKGRILGVLPQAIVSQHDGKTPRSEQAPEFIEAMSTAAHPEPIVQGEAVIQSAKQLSAGLLIGIKPSDHDPVENYVIAGRLSQLKSGAYQVFVGSTLARSMDIGPGDKVRLMVTSASQFTPLGRIPSQRIFTVAGIYNTGSDVDGQLMLTHIDDAARLMRFNQQTMTGWRLFFNDPFVVGELSQQPLPQGWKWQDWRDQRGELFQAVRMEKNMMGLMLGLIVGVAAFNIISALIMVVMEKQAEVAILKTQGMTDRQVMSIFMVQGASSGIVGALIGGLLGVLLANNLNSLLESAGIALFSVGGSLPVVINPVQILVVVTLAVMLSLLATLFPSYRASSVKPAEALRYE; from the coding sequence ATGTTTCATCCAGTGTCGACCTTTATCGGCTTGCGTTACCTTCGAGGGCGCTCCGGTGATAGGTTCAGCCGATTCGTCTCTTATATGTCGACTGCTGGCATCACTATTGGTGTGATGTCTCTGATCACTGTTCTCTCAGTGATGAATGGTTTCGAGGCGCAATTAAAAGGGCGCATATTAGGCGTGCTTCCTCAAGCGATAGTCTCTCAACATGATGGTAAAACACCACGTAGCGAACAAGCTCCTGAGTTTATCGAGGCGATGTCGACTGCCGCGCACCCAGAGCCGATCGTGCAAGGTGAGGCAGTGATTCAAAGCGCGAAACAGCTGAGTGCCGGTTTGCTGATTGGTATTAAACCGAGTGACCACGATCCAGTTGAAAACTATGTGATTGCAGGTCGTCTATCACAGCTAAAGTCTGGTGCTTATCAAGTCTTTGTTGGTAGCACCCTGGCTCGCTCGATGGATATCGGACCGGGTGACAAAGTGCGTTTGATGGTTACCAGTGCAAGCCAATTTACGCCGTTGGGTCGTATTCCTAGCCAGCGAATCTTTACCGTGGCAGGCATTTATAATACGGGTTCTGATGTTGATGGACAGTTAATGCTGACTCACATTGATGATGCAGCAAGATTGATGCGCTTTAATCAGCAAACCATGACTGGGTGGCGCTTATTTTTCAACGACCCATTTGTGGTCGGCGAGTTGAGTCAACAACCATTACCACAAGGGTGGAAATGGCAAGATTGGCGCGATCAACGTGGTGAGCTATTCCAAGCTGTACGTATGGAAAAGAACATGATGGGGCTCATGCTAGGTCTTATTGTGGGGGTTGCGGCGTTTAATATTATTTCAGCATTGATCATGGTGGTAATGGAGAAGCAAGCCGAAGTGGCAATCCTTAAAACACAAGGGATGACCGATCGACAAGTGATGAGCATTTTTATGGTGCAAGGTGCGAGCAGCGGCATTGTCGGTGCGCTGATCGGTGGTCTGCTTGGCGTACTTCTGGCGAACAACCTCAATAGCCTACTTGAGAGTGCGGGTATTGCATTGTTCTCGGTTGGTGGCTCATTGCCAGTGGTGATTAATCCGGTACAAATTTTAGTTGTCGTAACTTTGGCTGTGATGCTCAGCCTACTGGCAACTCTGTTTCCTTCTTATCGAGCATCGTCTGTAAAACCTGCTGAGGCGTTAAGATATGAGTGA
- a CDS encoding PilZ domain-containing protein: protein MSDQEYFTVHHHMTVNVEPLADDFAYPTFDQFADEIPAPFLVASEFSSLDQLNDAARAELKSNDFKHVIALLDTQNAKLNLLLTFMLSQQDDPSYRHQTITFGASQFSYHANQALEVGTKVRAKLFLDHPAAAIYCYGAVFSCTAEDEQFTITVKYDLLRDLDQDLLIKAALYQQQKLLRQRSLNRDK from the coding sequence ATGTCCGACCAAGAATACTTTACTGTTCATCACCATATGACCGTCAATGTCGAACCCTTGGCTGACGATTTTGCTTATCCCACTTTTGACCAATTTGCAGACGAAATTCCTGCTCCTTTTTTAGTTGCAAGTGAGTTTAGCTCACTCGACCAACTGAACGACGCCGCACGCGCAGAGCTGAAATCAAATGATTTCAAGCATGTCATTGCCCTACTTGATACTCAAAATGCCAAACTCAATCTTCTGCTAACCTTTATGTTATCGCAGCAAGATGATCCAAGTTACCGCCACCAAACCATTACATTTGGTGCAAGTCAGTTTAGCTACCATGCAAATCAAGCACTAGAGGTGGGGACAAAGGTACGTGCTAAACTGTTTCTTGACCACCCAGCAGCGGCAATATACTGCTATGGCGCCGTATTTAGCTGTACTGCTGAAGATGAGCAATTTACCATTACAGTAAAATATGATCTCTTACGCGACTTGGACCAAGATCTGCTCATCAAAGCAGCTCTTTATCAACAACAGAAACTTCTGCGCCAGCGCTCTCTGAATCGCGATAAATAA